CTTTTCGATGCCGTGGCGGCTATACTGGGGGTATGCCTGGAAAACACCTATGAAGGACAGGCCGCCATAGAGCTTGGTGAGCTGATCCGGGAGGATCGCGGAAGCACCGCTTCCCTTGCCTACCCCTATGAAATTAAAAACGGCGTTATCGCGCCGGGCACCATGATTGCCGGAATAATTAAAGACCGGCTGTCCGGAACACCGGCCGAAATTATTTCCACAAGGTTTCACAATACCGTAGCCGCCATGGTCATTGAAGCGGTTGAGACGGTATCTTTAAACCTGAACCTTAAAAAGGTGGTTTTGAGCGGGGGAACCTGGCAAAACCATTACCTGTTCCGGCTGGTCAAAAAAACTTTGGAAAAGCGCGGCTACCGGGTGCTGTATCACCGCCGGGTGCCGGCCAATGACGGCGGAATAGCCCTGGGACAGGCCATGATTGCCCACTGGAGGTGGTTGAAAAAATGTGTCTAGGCATACCCGGCAAAGTTGTAGCGGTCAACCAGGACGAAAACTGGGCGGTAATAGAAAGCTTCGGCGTACAAAAAAAAGTGAGCATTGCCCTGGTGGACGAAGAAGTCGCCCCGGGCGATTACCTGATGGTTCACACCGGTTACGCCCTTGGCAAAATAGATCTGAAGGAAGCCGAAAGCTCCCTTAAATTATGGGAGGAGATTTTATTTGCAAAACAGCCGTCTTGAGCTCAATTTTGGCAGGGAAATCCTGAAAATGCTGCCTTCCCTGGCCGGGGCCGCAGCCCGGCGACTTGGCAGGACGCCGGTTATAATGGAGGTCTGCGGAACCCATACCATGGCCATTGCCAGAAGCGGCCTGAAAAGCGTGCTGGCGGGCTGTATCGAACTGAGAAGCGGCCCGGGCTGTCCGGTGTGCGTTACCGACCAGAGGGACATAGACAGAATTGTCGCCCTGGCCAACCTGCCGGGAATTGCAATTGCCACCTTCGGCGACATGCTGCGGGTTCCCGGCACCGGTTCATCGCTCGAGCTGGAACGGGCCCGCGGCGCATGCGTGGAGATCTTTTATTCCCCCCTGGAAGCGGTAGCCTATGCCGCCAGAAATCCGGGGAAAGAAGTCGTTTTTCTGGGTGTAGGCTTCGAAACCACGGCGCCTGCCATTGCTTTGAGCATTGCTGCCGCCGCCGGGCAGAAGCTGCCGAACTACACGGTGCTGTCCCTCCACAAACTGGTCCCGCCGGTTATGGAAACGCTCCTGAGCGATCCGGAGCTTACTGTCGACGGTTTTATTCTGCCGGGCCACGTCAGTACCATAACCGGCAGGAAGGCTTTTGATTTTATTTCCTTAAAATACGGCAGGCCGGCCGTCGTTACCGGCTTCGAAGAAATCGACATCCTGCAGTCGGTTTGTCTTCTTCTTAAACAAATATCAGAGGGCAGCGCCCGGACCGTCAACGGTTACAAGCGGCTGGTCCGGGAAGAAGGCAATAAAAAGGCTAAAGAAATCCTGGCAGAATATTTTAAGCCCGCAGACGCCTTCTGGCGCGGTTTCGGCCTGGTGCCCCAAAGCGGCCTGGCCATTAAAGAAAAATACTCCCGCTTTGACGCCTCGGCTAAATTTGCCCTGGACACGCCCGAAACGCAACCGCCAAAAGGCTGCGCCTGCGGCGACATCTTAAAAGGGAAGCTTACCGCACCCGACTGCCCGCTTTTTGCCAGAGCCTGCACGCCGTCGAGCCCGGCGGGGCCCTGCATGGTTTCATCGGAAGGAGCCTGTGCCGCCTATTATCACTACGAATGGTCAGAACAGGACAGGGAAGTGAATTAATTGCCTGGTATGAAAGATAAAGAGCTGGTCCTGCTCGCCCACGGCGACGGCGGGCTCCTCTCCCGCCGGCTCCTGGAAAAGCATTTCTTGCCCTGCTTTTCCAATGAAATCTTAAGCGAGTTAAGCGATGCCTCGGTCTTCACCGTGGAGGGCGGCCGCGTTGCCGTGAGCACGGATTCTTTTGTCATCGATCCCATTTTCTTTCCGGGGGGCGATATAGGCAAACTTGCCGTATACGGCACCGTCAACGACCTCGCCGTAAGCGGGGCCAGGCCTGCATACTTAACCGCCTCCTTCATTATTGAGGAAGGCTTTCCTTTAACGGACCTGG
The window above is part of the Pelotomaculum thermopropionicum SI genome. Proteins encoded here:
- the HypD gene encoding hydrogenase maturation factor, encoding MQNSRLELNFGREILKMLPSLAGAAARRLGRTPVIMEVCGTHTMAIARSGLKSVLAGCIELRSGPGCPVCVTDQRDIDRIVALANLPGIAIATFGDMLRVPGTGSSLELERARGACVEIFYSPLEAVAYAARNPGKEVVFLGVGFETTAPAIALSIAAAAGQKLPNYTVLSLHKLVPPVMETLLSDPELTVDGFILPGHVSTITGRKAFDFISLKYGRPAVVTGFEEIDILQSVCLLLKQISEGSARTVNGYKRLVREEGNKKAKEILAEYFKPADAFWRGFGLVPQSGLAIKEKYSRFDASAKFALDTPETQPPKGCACGDILKGKLTAPDCPLFARACTPSSPAGPCMVSSEGACAAYYHYEWSEQDREVN
- the HypC gene encoding hydrogenase maturation factor; translation: MCLGIPGKVVAVNQDENWAVIESFGVQKKVSIALVDEEVAPGDYLMVHTGYALGKIDLKEAESSLKLWEEILFAKQPS